The proteins below are encoded in one region of Neoasaia chiangmaiensis:
- a CDS encoding ABC transporter ATP-binding protein, translating into MSVTPLLSLDDVLPTSHGPGCTLRVPPGAPVALFGTDARLLSRLLDMVAGHATPLRGRIVLDGDDITHRRPEDRPIGLVSARDPLFDHLNVRANVAFPLRARRAAPSDIAATTARTLALTGLDALAEKSPRDLSPEEAFRVRLARVLAYAPRLLLFDNPLEKLNGAAARRIVTLLATLGRALKLTMVCAVTQRAEALRLGDRIAVMDAATVLQCDRAATLLDRPEDDRVALLFGEANVLPGRVLDVTDDIAEIRLANGAHVEAIATDGLENDALCTVCIRPDRIAPHFGTTILGGDDEHPLIGTLQDITHLGDHMRFKLRLEDGAEIELRRPPMQNLRGVAIGTRAQLAWPAGQATAFPLREDSY; encoded by the coding sequence ATGTCCGTAACGCCGCTGCTTTCCCTGGACGACGTTCTCCCGACGAGCCACGGCCCTGGCTGCACGCTGCGGGTGCCCCCCGGCGCGCCCGTCGCGCTTTTCGGCACGGACGCCCGGCTGTTGTCCCGCCTGCTGGACATGGTCGCGGGGCATGCCACACCCCTGCGCGGCCGCATCGTTCTCGATGGTGACGATATCACCCACCGCAGGCCGGAGGACCGTCCGATCGGCCTCGTCAGCGCACGCGATCCGCTGTTCGATCATCTGAACGTGCGCGCCAACGTCGCTTTCCCCCTGCGGGCACGTCGCGCCGCACCATCGGACATCGCGGCCACGACGGCGCGAACGCTGGCGCTGACGGGTCTCGACGCTCTCGCCGAAAAATCTCCCCGCGACCTCTCGCCCGAAGAAGCCTTCCGCGTCCGCCTGGCGCGTGTGCTGGCCTATGCCCCGCGCCTCCTGCTTTTCGACAACCCGCTGGAGAAACTGAACGGCGCCGCCGCGCGACGTATCGTCACGCTCCTCGCCACGCTCGGCCGCGCACTGAAACTCACGATGGTCTGCGCCGTCACCCAGCGCGCGGAAGCATTGCGCCTCGGCGATCGCATCGCCGTCATGGACGCCGCCACCGTGCTGCAATGCGACCGGGCGGCAACCCTGCTCGACCGCCCGGAAGATGACCGCGTCGCCCTGCTTTTCGGCGAGGCGAACGTCCTGCCGGGTCGTGTTCTCGACGTCACGGACGATATCGCCGAAATCCGCCTGGCCAATGGCGCACATGTGGAAGCCATCGCCACCGACGGACTGGAAAACGACGCATTATGCACCGTCTGCATCCGTCCGGACCGGATCGCGCCGCATTTCGGCACGACGATTCTGGGCGGGGATGACGAACACCCCCTGATCGGAACGTTACAGGACATCACCCATCTCGGCGATCACATGCGCTTCAAGCTGCGCCTGGAAGATGGCGCGGAAATCGAACTCCGTCGACCGCCGATGCAGAACCTGCGCGGGGTCGCCATCGGCACCAGAGCGCAATTGGCCTGGCCGGCGGGACAAGCAACAGCCTTTCCGTTGAGGGAAGATTCATACTAG
- a CDS encoding extracellular solute-binding protein, which produces MISRIARSAYARAVAINVLSLAAASLNPADAAHTHRHARPAHHNASATRSNNGPVVAVLPGVLDANALAMPDQPFTLRSWDGTVETLRKRALIRSPSWSAIMIDNTLLQSACRDGLVQMLPAPSAPSTSPSPCGIPAGQNSIVLAWDQRRATVAPNWGDFWDVARHPGKRGLRLDPRSTLEIALLADGVPASGVYATLSTADGVDRAFRKLDQLRPYIVWWRTPEDAARIMDNGSALMTSTPADELAGAERKSGFAAQWHQSLRQNLSWAVPHNVPDADARRVTGILREQNPHHDDAPDNTTPDSGSLTIDDGFWTNHLDDLESRFQTWFNAKP; this is translated from the coding sequence TTGATCTCTCGTATCGCACGCTCCGCATACGCACGCGCCGTGGCGATCAACGTGCTTTCGCTCGCGGCGGCTTCGTTGAACCCGGCGGATGCCGCGCACACCCACCGCCATGCCCGGCCCGCCCATCATAACGCCTCCGCGACACGATCGAATAACGGCCCCGTCGTCGCTGTCCTGCCCGGCGTTCTCGACGCCAACGCACTGGCCATGCCCGATCAGCCGTTCACCCTGCGAAGCTGGGACGGCACGGTCGAAACCCTGCGCAAGCGCGCCTTGATACGCTCCCCCAGCTGGAGCGCCATCATGATCGACAACACCCTGCTGCAAAGCGCGTGTCGTGACGGTCTGGTGCAGATGCTGCCCGCGCCCTCCGCACCAAGCACGTCGCCGTCGCCCTGCGGCATCCCGGCCGGGCAGAACAGCATCGTGCTGGCCTGGGACCAGCGCCGCGCGACAGTCGCGCCGAACTGGGGCGACTTCTGGGACGTCGCCCGCCACCCCGGCAAACGCGGCCTGCGCCTCGATCCACGCTCCACCCTCGAAATCGCCCTGCTGGCGGACGGCGTGCCCGCCAGTGGCGTCTACGCCACCCTTTCGACCGCCGATGGCGTCGATCGCGCCTTCCGCAAACTCGACCAGCTGCGCCCCTACATCGTCTGGTGGCGGACGCCCGAGGACGCCGCGCGCATCATGGACAACGGCAGCGCCCTGATGACCAGCACACCCGCCGACGAACTCGCCGGCGCGGAACGCAAGTCCGGCTTCGCGGCACAGTGGCATCAGAGCCTGCGACAAAACCTGTCCTGGGCCGTCCCGCACAACGTGCCGGACGCGGACGCCCGTCGCGTGACAGGCATCCTGCGCGAGCAGAACCCGCATCATGACGATGCCCCGGACAACACGACGCCGGACAGCGGAAGCCTGACGATCGACGACGGCTTCTGGACAAATCATCTCGACGATCTCGAAAGCCGGTTCCAGACCTGGTTCAACGCCAAACCATGA
- a CDS encoding YcgN family cysteine cluster protein, whose translation MTDGAPFWKTTPLADMTSEEWESLCDGCGRCCLQKLRDDETDAIHHTDVACRLLDTQTCRCTDYHRRFRKVPDCVSLTPELLADIDWLPPSCAYVLIRDGQDLPAWHPLRSHDPDTVRQSGASAGGRIISERRAGNLEDHIVDWPGEWPSAETTPARWRPPAIRRRRS comes from the coding sequence ATGACCGATGGCGCACCGTTCTGGAAAACCACCCCCCTCGCCGACATGACATCGGAAGAATGGGAATCCCTCTGCGACGGCTGCGGGCGCTGCTGCCTGCAGAAACTGCGCGACGATGAAACGGATGCGATCCATCATACGGACGTCGCCTGCCGCCTGCTGGATACCCAAACGTGCCGGTGCACGGACTACCACCGCCGCTTCCGCAAGGTACCCGACTGCGTCTCCCTCACGCCCGAACTGCTTGCCGACATCGACTGGCTGCCCCCGAGCTGCGCCTACGTCCTGATCCGCGACGGCCAGGATCTCCCCGCCTGGCATCCCCTGCGCTCCCACGATCCCGATACGGTGCGCCAGTCCGGCGCCTCGGCGGGCGGTCGCATCATCAGCGAACGTCGCGCCGGCAATCTCGAGGATCATATCGTGGACTGGCCCGGGGAATGGCCATCGGCGGAAACAACCCCAGCCCGCTGGCGCCCGCCCGCCATTCGCCGCCGCCGTTCATGA
- a CDS encoding M48 family metallopeptidase, with the protein MAIGGNNPSPLAPARHSPPPFMTTSSDQLTSIPIRWRRSTRARRIALRIDPSDGIVTITLPPRATQGSGMAFFQANLAWIERQRQQRRPPPQLQNGSTITLEGETLTIRHAPTARRGVWHEGDAIHVSGDAAFLPRRVLSFMHDQAARRLPGAVHHWATRMEAKPTSIALRDVRSRWGSCTRQGRIMLSWRLVMTPPAVRDYVIIHELAHLAHFDHSQRFWQRVETFCPARKRAETWLRRHGGTLLQVGNTSTGDFLPDTGVLEDGPVASLAEW; encoded by the coding sequence ATGGCCATCGGCGGAAACAACCCCAGCCCGCTGGCGCCCGCCCGCCATTCGCCGCCGCCGTTCATGACCACGTCTTCAGACCAACTAACCAGCATCCCCATCCGATGGCGCCGTTCGACCCGTGCACGCCGCATCGCCCTGCGGATCGACCCTTCGGACGGCATCGTCACCATCACGCTTCCACCTCGCGCAACCCAGGGCAGCGGCATGGCCTTCTTCCAGGCCAACCTCGCCTGGATCGAACGTCAACGCCAGCAACGCCGACCACCACCACAATTGCAGAACGGCAGCACGATCACCCTGGAAGGCGAGACACTGACCATCCGCCACGCGCCGACAGCCCGACGTGGCGTCTGGCACGAAGGCGACGCAATTCACGTCAGCGGCGACGCGGCATTCCTCCCGCGTCGTGTCCTGTCCTTCATGCACGATCAGGCCGCCAGACGCCTGCCCGGCGCCGTTCACCACTGGGCCACACGCATGGAGGCCAAACCCACCAGCATCGCCCTGCGCGACGTGCGCTCGCGCTGGGGAAGCTGCACACGACAGGGCCGGATCATGCTCAGCTGGCGACTGGTCATGACACCGCCGGCGGTGCGCGACTACGTCATCATCCATGAACTCGCCCATCTGGCGCATTTCGATCACAGCCAGCGCTTCTGGCAACGGGTCGAGACATTCTGCCCGGCCCGCAAACGGGCGGAAACCTGGCTGCGTCGACACGGTGGCACACTGCTACAGGTCGGCAACACCAGCACGGGGGATTTTCTCCCCGATACGGGCGTGCTAGAGGACGGCCCGGTTGCGAGCTTGGCGGAATGGTAG